A single genomic interval of Vicia villosa cultivar HV-30 ecotype Madison, WI unplaced genomic scaffold, Vvil1.0 ctg.000605F_1_1, whole genome shotgun sequence harbors:
- the LOC131629784 gene encoding NAC domain-containing protein 2-like — MQGELELPPGFRFHPTDEELVNHYLCRKCAGHSISVSVVKEVDLYKFDPWQLPEMGYQSEKEWYFFSPRDRKYPNGSRPNRAAGSGYWKATGADKPIGKVKPMGIKKALVFYAGKAPKGVKTNWIMHEYRLANVDRSAGKKNNLRLDDWVLCRIYNKKGKIEKFNTGNTQEVHNYYQHEEEEHERKPEIQKLVNYQLYMDTSDSVPKLHTDSSSSGHVVSPDVTCDREVQSEPKWNELGIQLDDAFGFEFNYLDNSLSFEYEDDPFGTNDQFQINQLSPLQDMFMYQQKPF, encoded by the exons ATGCAGGGTGAATTAGAGTTACCACCTGGTTTCAGATTTCATCCAACAGATGAAGAATTGGTGAATCATTACTTGTGTAGAAAATGTGCTGGCCACTCAATTTCTGTTTCCGTTGTTAAAGAAGTTGATTTGTATAAATTTGATCCATGGCAGCTACCTG AAATGGGTTATCAAAGTGAGAAAGAATGGTACTTTTTCTCTCCGAGGGATCGAAAATACCCGAACGGTTCTCGGCCTAATCGGGCTGCTGGAAGTGGTTACTGGAAGGCTACCGGGGCTGATAAACCGATTGGGAAAGTGAAGCCAATGGGGATAAAAAAGGCACTGGTTTTTTATGCTGGTAAAGCTCCCAAAGGAGTGAAAACTAATTGGATTATGCATGAGTATCGTCTTGCCAACGTTGATAGGTCTGCCGGCAAGAAAAACAATTTGAGG CTTGATGATTGGGTGTTGTGTAGAATTTACAACAAGAAAGGAAAGATTGAGAAATTCAATACAGGCAACACACAAGAGGTTCATAATTACTATCagcatgaagaagaagaacatgagaGAAAGCCAGAAATTCAGAAGTTGGTGAATTACCAACTGTACATGGACACATCGGATTCGGTTCCGAAGCTGCACACAGACTCGAGCAGCTCCGGGCACGTGGTTTCACCGGATGTCACGTGTGACAGGGAGGTGCAGAGTGAACCAAAATGGAATGAACTTGGGATACAGCTGGATGACGCGTTTGGTTTTGAGTTCAATTACTTGGATAATAGCCTTTCATTTGAGTATGAGGATGACCCTTTTGGGACCAATGATCAGTTCCAAATCAACCAGCTTTCGCCGTTACAGGATATGTTCATGTACCAACAAAAGCCATTTTGA